Proteins from a single region of Paenibacillus sp. BIHB 4019:
- a CDS encoding site-specific integrase: MASIKKEGNTWRYVIDLPRDPVTNARRQKKKRGFKTKKEAEAAAATVLYELSNGIHVEETDQTFEQYSSHWLEKYELLGGVKESTVRIRKIEVKVLLRYFKLVKIKDITKKMYQAAITDMKKSGMADTSIRGTHGTARMIFKSAMEDGIIKEDPTQYAKIPRKLETVDDIENHVHIPKYLEKEELDLFLKIALEQGLEGDYETFLTLAYTGIRIGEFSVLRETDFDFAEESLSISKTYYNPAGKISEYKLQTPKTKTSKRNLQVDPLVVDVVTSYIKKIKSFKMLHRNTYYDKGYIFINQNKYPGYPMPTGHYQTRMKRILKLAGLNSSLTPHSMRHTHTSLLAEAGVPLHEIMERLGHKDDKVTRQVYLHVTKKRKKEAAIKFGEFMRST; the protein is encoded by the coding sequence ATGGCCAGCATCAAGAAGGAAGGTAACACTTGGCGATATGTCATTGATTTACCTCGCGATCCCGTAACTAATGCTAGGCGCCAGAAAAAGAAGCGTGGTTTCAAAACAAAAAAAGAGGCTGAGGCTGCAGCTGCTACTGTTTTGTACGAATTATCGAATGGCATACATGTAGAAGAAACCGATCAAACATTTGAACAATACAGTAGCCACTGGTTAGAAAAGTATGAATTGCTTGGTGGTGTAAAAGAAAGCACCGTTAGAATACGCAAAATTGAAGTGAAAGTATTATTGCGATATTTTAAGCTAGTGAAAATAAAAGATATTACAAAAAAGATGTATCAAGCGGCTATCACAGATATGAAAAAGTCTGGGATGGCAGACACCTCAATCAGAGGTACACACGGTACAGCGCGCATGATTTTCAAAAGTGCGATGGAAGATGGCATAATTAAAGAGGACCCTACGCAATATGCTAAAATACCTCGAAAATTAGAGACCGTCGACGATATTGAAAACCATGTTCATATTCCAAAATATCTAGAAAAAGAAGAACTTGATCTATTCCTAAAAATAGCGTTAGAACAAGGATTAGAAGGGGATTACGAAACATTCTTAACACTTGCATATACCGGCATTAGAATTGGGGAGTTCAGCGTTTTACGTGAAACTGATTTTGATTTTGCTGAGGAGTCATTGAGTATATCCAAAACTTACTACAATCCCGCTGGAAAGATAAGTGAATACAAGCTACAAACGCCAAAAACTAAAACGTCAAAAAGAAATCTGCAAGTAGATCCTCTCGTTGTTGATGTTGTCACCAGTTATATTAAAAAGATAAAATCTTTTAAAATGCTCCATCGCAACACGTATTACGACAAGGGATATATATTTATTAATCAAAACAAATACCCTGGTTACCCAATGCCTACCGGCCACTATCAAACTCGTATGAAAAGGATTTTGAAATTAGCTGGCCTTAATTCTAGCCTAACCCCCCACTCTATGCGTCACACTCACACATCGTTGTTAGCAGAGGCAGGAGTGCCATTGCACGAAATCATGGAACGGCTTGGACATAAAGATGACAAGGTAACCAGACAAGTCTACCTGCACGTGACTAAAAAACGCAAAAAAGAAGCAGCAATAAAATTCGGAGAATTCATGCGATCCACTTAA
- a CDS encoding LytTR family transcriptional regulator DNA-binding domain-containing protein, giving the protein MPMPVFNDNNDLVYIEIQEIYSIHKDSKSRKIIVTAACGKYYLPSTIEQVDSIMSDAGFFLIDKNRIINVDQVKEYYDGQVHVDGSYYDVAKRKRRKLQNLIEKRSRDTNGHYSST; this is encoded by the coding sequence ATGCCTATGCCGGTATTTAACGACAATAATGATCTTGTATACATCGAAATACAAGAAATATACAGTATCCATAAGGATTCTAAATCTAGAAAAATTATCGTAACAGCTGCTTGTGGAAAGTATTACTTACCATCCACAATCGAGCAGGTGGATTCCATTATGTCTGATGCAGGTTTTTTCCTTATCGACAAGAACAGGATAATCAATGTCGATCAAGTAAAGGAGTACTACGACGGACAGGTTCATGTAGACGGTTCGTATTATGATGTAGCAAAACGCAAACGTCGCAAGCTTCAAAATCTAATTGAGAAACGTTCTCGTGACACGAACGGTCACTATAGTTCGACATAA
- a CDS encoding helix-turn-helix transcriptional regulator produces the protein MDVYPVRCRIPDLLLRIGKDQQWLADQSGKSKTQISDYCTMRKVMNFRTAVLLSHYLKCKVDDIYVWNIQQQK, from the coding sequence ATGGATGTTTATCCCGTCCGCTGCCGAATACCGGATTTACTCTTGCGCATTGGTAAAGATCAGCAGTGGCTTGCCGATCAAAGCGGGAAGAGTAAAACACAAATATCAGACTACTGCACAATGCGAAAGGTGATGAATTTCAGGACAGCAGTCCTTTTATCTCATTACCTAAAATGTAAAGTGGACGATATTTATGTCTGGAATATTCAGCAGCAGAAGTAG
- a CDS encoding helix-turn-helix transcriptional regulator, translated as MFSERLKSLRKRKKLTQEEAANKLGMARTTYSGYERGTSEPDFETLAKISAFYQEDLNWLITGVKQNVNEDLEQMIEDFVHLSDKDQSYILDLIDRLKKERH; from the coding sequence TTGTTTTCGGAGAGATTGAAATCATTAAGAAAGAGGAAAAAATTAACACAGGAGGAAGCTGCGAACAAATTGGGGATGGCGAGGACTACATATTCAGGTTACGAAAGAGGAACATCAGAACCAGACTTTGAGACATTAGCAAAAATTTCTGCGTTTTATCAAGAAGATTTAAACTGGCTTATAACTGGAGTAAAGCAGAATGTAAACGAGGATTTAGAACAGATGATAGAAGATTTCGTACATTTAAGTGATAAGGACCAAAGTTATATTTTAGATTTAATAGATAGATTGAAAAAAGAACGACATTAG
- a CDS encoding helix-turn-helix transcriptional regulator, giving the protein MREWLKEIRKQKGLTQLQAAKLSGISRSYYADIERGSANASGAAAKLIADALEFEMSIFFADVRRVSSQNKKKSA; this is encoded by the coding sequence ATGAGAGAATGGTTAAAAGAAATACGTAAGCAAAAAGGGCTTACACAGCTTCAAGCTGCTAAATTAAGCGGAATATCTCGTAGTTACTATGCCGATATCGAGCGCGGAAGTGCAAACGCAAGCGGAGCGGCAGCAAAGCTAATCGCTGATGCTTTAGAATTTGAAATGTCCATTTTTTTTGCTGATGTTCGACGAGTATCTAGTCAAAATAAGAAAAAATCTGCTTAA
- a CDS encoding phage antirepressor KilAC domain-containing protein codes for MNLMSINGVRGYIDESGTAQLKLEDVSRGLGFTEGKDGKIYVMWRRVDKYLTDLSFGTSAENEFVPENIFYLLAMKASNQAAISFQMKVANEILPSIRKHGAYMTPETIEKTLTDPDFIINLATRLKEETAEKMRLKEKIESDRPLVLYAESMQVSKDSILVADMSKLLKQNGIDIGERRLFQYLREEGYLIKSGSEYNMPTQRSMNLEIMEVKVGQRASASEGVKITRTPKITGKGQIYFINKFLKKQSA; via the coding sequence ATGAACCTTATGTCTATCAATGGTGTTCGAGGATACATCGATGAAAGTGGAACGGCTCAATTGAAGTTGGAAGATGTATCGCGAGGTCTGGGCTTCACGGAAGGAAAGGACGGAAAGATTTATGTTATGTGGCGTCGAGTAGACAAATACCTGACTGATTTATCTTTCGGCACTTCTGCCGAAAACGAGTTTGTACCAGAAAACATTTTTTATCTACTTGCAATGAAGGCGAGCAATCAAGCGGCTATTTCCTTTCAAATGAAAGTAGCAAACGAAATACTTCCTTCGATCCGTAAGCATGGCGCCTACATGACACCAGAAACCATTGAAAAGACGTTAACTGATCCCGACTTCATTATTAACTTAGCTACTCGCTTAAAGGAAGAAACGGCTGAAAAGATGAGGTTGAAGGAAAAAATCGAATCTGACCGACCGCTTGTCCTGTACGCCGAATCCATGCAGGTGTCGAAAGACTCCATTTTAGTGGCTGACATGTCGAAGCTGCTTAAGCAAAACGGAATCGATATCGGAGAGCGTAGATTGTTCCAATATCTCCGCGAAGAAGGTTACCTGATCAAGTCGGGCAGCGAGTATAACATGCCGACACAGCGCTCCATGAACCTAGAAATCATGGAGGTAAAGGTAGGGCAGCGAGCAAGCGCAAGTGAAGGCGTTAAAATCACTCGTACACCGAAAATAACAGGCAAAGGTCAGATTTACTTCATTAATAAGTTTTTGAAGAAGCAGTCAGCATAA
- a CDS encoding DNA-binding protein produces the protein MKEYRIENYPHLLAASHVSEICSCHLTTAYEIMKEPHRPRWQNGRKVRLHRDVFFEQIKEESMVKVSQ, from the coding sequence ATGAAAGAATACCGCATCGAGAACTACCCACACTTGCTGGCAGCAAGTCATGTATCCGAAATATGCAGCTGCCACCTGACAACGGCCTACGAAATCATGAAAGAGCCGCACCGCCCACGCTGGCAGAACGGTAGGAAAGTACGGCTGCATCGTGACGTGTTTTTCGAACAAATCAAAGAAGAATCGATGGTGAAGGTTTCGCAATGA
- a CDS encoding ERF family protein, whose protein sequence is MNIYQKLLEVRKAVPFLQKDASGQQYKYNSSSQVISAVRAKLDEMGILLITEVVGHSLTGETIEYMDKDRPKKTTTYFTEVDLLMTWVNAAEPAEQIKIPWYAQGVDIAGEKGVGKALTYGEKTFMLKQFNIPTDQMDVDAFQQRMEKSVGRITSNAIAQLKSAWVGAGYKINQLAPRIKQLYDCSINDLNEQQVDELLAKIKEKRSEPA, encoded by the coding sequence ATGAACATCTATCAAAAATTGCTGGAAGTGCGAAAAGCTGTGCCGTTTTTGCAGAAGGACGCTTCGGGCCAGCAATATAAATATAATTCCAGCAGCCAAGTCATATCGGCAGTGCGCGCTAAGTTGGATGAAATGGGGATTTTGCTCATTACGGAAGTAGTAGGTCATTCCCTTACTGGCGAAACAATCGAGTATATGGACAAGGATCGCCCAAAGAAGACAACCACATATTTCACTGAGGTTGACCTATTAATGACATGGGTTAATGCGGCTGAACCTGCCGAGCAAATAAAAATCCCGTGGTACGCCCAAGGTGTTGATATTGCAGGGGAAAAGGGTGTCGGTAAGGCCCTAACGTATGGCGAAAAGACGTTCATGCTCAAACAATTCAACATCCCTACAGATCAAATGGACGTAGACGCCTTCCAGCAGCGCATGGAGAAATCAGTAGGGCGGATTACATCAAACGCAATCGCACAGCTTAAATCAGCTTGGGTGGGCGCTGGATACAAAATAAATCAATTGGCTCCACGAATTAAACAGCTTTATGACTGCTCTATTAATGACCTTAACGAACAGCAAGTTGATGAGTTACTGGCAAAAATTAAGGAGAAACGGAGCGAGCCAGCATGA
- a CDS encoding PD-(D/E)XK nuclease-like domain-containing protein: MKLTEENYYSQEANLHYMSVSQYKDFLKCEAAAIAKLDGNYTEPKADCFLIGSYVGATIEGDWALKKFIKENPEIISTRGDSKGQLKSEYKLADKMVSVLLDDPVCRQMLEGDKEVIVTAELFGVLWKAKLDVHSPDDGRIVDLKTVKGVHERYWQHGKWVSFIENFGYVLQMAVYAELERRYNDRFASLEPLIVAVSKEETPDKAVICFDEESLAYELERVEEQLPRIIAVKEGIEQPTRCGRCRYCRLTKRVNGLIHYMDLIGDA, from the coding sequence ATGAAGCTGACAGAGGAAAACTATTATTCGCAGGAAGCTAATCTCCATTATATGAGCGTGAGTCAGTATAAAGACTTCCTTAAATGTGAAGCGGCTGCAATTGCCAAGCTAGACGGGAATTACACCGAACCTAAAGCGGATTGCTTCCTGATCGGATCATATGTAGGCGCCACGATTGAAGGGGACTGGGCACTGAAAAAGTTCATCAAGGAGAATCCTGAGATAATCTCCACTCGCGGCGACTCGAAAGGCCAATTGAAGTCCGAATATAAACTTGCTGACAAGATGGTTAGCGTGTTGCTAGACGATCCAGTTTGCCGCCAAATGCTTGAAGGTGACAAAGAGGTAATTGTAACAGCCGAATTGTTTGGGGTGCTGTGGAAGGCGAAGCTGGACGTGCATAGCCCTGATGATGGTCGGATAGTGGACTTAAAGACGGTTAAAGGCGTGCATGAACGGTATTGGCAGCATGGCAAATGGGTATCGTTTATCGAGAATTTCGGCTATGTGCTGCAAATGGCGGTATATGCAGAATTAGAGCGCAGATATAACGATCGATTCGCATCGTTAGAACCGTTGATTGTGGCTGTGAGTAAGGAAGAAACGCCCGACAAGGCAGTCATTTGCTTCGATGAAGAATCTTTAGCCTACGAGTTGGAACGTGTAGAGGAGCAATTACCGCGCATCATAGCAGTAAAAGAAGGCATTGAGCAGCCGACGCGCTGTGGTAGGTGCCGGTATTGCAGGCTGACTAAGCGGGTAAACGGACTTATCCACTATATGGACTTGATCGGAGATGCGTAA
- a CDS encoding HNH endonuclease: MNLSNQPIRAVSKPSHARNKPKRAARGKFSAKTINTIVERDKASCVRCGSPYIESVPHHIIYKSQGGLGTVDNGVCVCRPCHTEAHSKREVRQWFEQYRINHLLDAN, encoded by the coding sequence ATGAACCTATCCAACCAACCTATACGCGCAGTATCCAAGCCGTCACACGCCCGTAATAAGCCTAAACGAGCTGCTAGAGGTAAATTTAGTGCTAAGACCATCAATACCATCGTAGAGCGTGACAAGGCCAGTTGTGTGCGCTGCGGTAGCCCTTATATCGAGTCGGTACCGCACCACATTATTTATAAATCTCAGGGCGGATTGGGCACGGTAGACAACGGTGTATGCGTGTGCCGTCCGTGCCATACAGAGGCTCACAGTAAGCGCGAGGTAAGGCAATGGTTTGAGCAATATCGCATTAATCATCTATTGGATGCAAATTAA
- a CDS encoding ASCH domain-containing protein, with translation MKAITIIQPWATLIAIGAKQYETRSWPAKHRGALAIHAGKKIDLEACKEPEICKALAEYGYTADNLPTGAVVATTQLVNCLKSVDTWTDGYELEGRRFVYSPEYEFGDFTPGRYAWELTEVQRLAEPIAAKGQQGLWNWDSQANGY, from the coding sequence ATGAAAGCTATTACGATCATACAGCCATGGGCGACACTCATCGCAATTGGTGCCAAACAATATGAAACGCGCAGTTGGCCGGCGAAGCATCGGGGAGCACTAGCAATTCATGCTGGTAAAAAAATCGACCTTGAAGCCTGTAAGGAACCGGAGATTTGCAAAGCACTCGCCGAATATGGGTACACGGCCGACAATCTGCCAACTGGAGCGGTTGTTGCTACCACGCAATTGGTTAATTGCCTCAAGTCGGTAGACACTTGGACAGACGGATATGAGCTAGAAGGTAGGCGGTTTGTATATTCTCCAGAATACGAGTTTGGAGATTTTACGCCAGGACGTTACGCATGGGAGCTTACAGAGGTTCAGCGGCTTGCAGAGCCGATAGCAGCCAAGGGGCAGCAAGGGCTCTGGAATTGGGATAGTCAGGCTAACGGGTACTAG
- a CDS encoding YopX family protein has translation MSTREIKFRGKRTDNGEWVVGNLINMKSAQHYGEYDRDETIFSKCWIVEIAEYLEVRAFSSGNAVWADNEFIQVDPETVGQYIGRKDDTETEVYEGDKVMAILTGEVFELIWDGDGFLFQKGNYAIDPLEFEDVCAAFGYRIVGNVHDDKGVSGND, from the coding sequence ATGAGCACTAGGGAGATTAAGTTTCGGGGCAAGCGTACAGACAACGGTGAGTGGGTAGTCGGGAATCTTATAAACATGAAATCAGCTCAACATTACGGTGAGTATGACAGAGATGAAACAATATTCTCAAAATGCTGGATTGTTGAAATAGCTGAGTATCTAGAAGTAAGAGCATTTTCGAGTGGGAATGCGGTGTGGGCTGACAATGAGTTTATACAGGTTGATCCTGAGACGGTCGGGCAATACATCGGTCGTAAAGACGATACGGAAACAGAGGTATATGAAGGCGACAAGGTGATGGCGATTTTGACAGGCGAGGTGTTCGAATTGATTTGGGATGGGGATGGATTCCTGTTTCAAAAAGGAAATTATGCGATTGATCCCTTGGAATTTGAGGATGTATGCGCGGCCTTTGGTTATCGCATAGTTGGCAATGTCCACGATGATAAAGGGGTGAGCGGTAATGACTGA
- a CDS encoding replicative helicase loader/inhibitor translates to MEREDIIRLVRILSANYRKWPEEGKEDDTVTLWEMMLDDLPLNVAQQAVKYHLSKSVFPPTVADIREAAAKVSSPRALDWIEAWEKISTAIRKFGYYREKEGMESLPDEVSRMAKQFTWRELCLNENIDTLRAQFRMAWETQLKRNHEQNILPVGLMDALESPELVKRLL, encoded by the coding sequence ATGGAGCGCGAGGATATAATCCGACTGGTACGGATACTTTCCGCTAACTATCGCAAATGGCCCGAGGAAGGGAAAGAAGACGACACCGTAACCCTTTGGGAAATGATGCTTGATGATTTGCCATTAAATGTGGCACAGCAAGCCGTGAAATACCATTTGAGCAAATCAGTGTTTCCTCCGACTGTTGCAGACATCAGGGAAGCTGCGGCAAAGGTTTCATCTCCTCGCGCTCTCGATTGGATTGAAGCGTGGGAGAAAATCAGCACAGCCATTCGAAAGTTTGGATATTATCGGGAAAAAGAAGGCATGGAGTCGCTGCCAGATGAAGTGTCAAGAATGGCGAAACAATTCACTTGGCGAGAACTTTGTCTGAATGAGAACATTGACACCTTGCGAGCTCAGTTTAGGATGGCTTGGGAAACTCAGTTGAAAAGGAATCATGAGCAAAACATTTTGCCTGTTGGGCTGATGGACGCGCTTGAATCACCAGAATTAGTTAAGAGGTTGTTGTGA
- a CDS encoding RusA family crossover junction endodeoxyribonuclease, translated as MKITVDIAPMGAVRMTQRSKFTSAAAQRYLNYKRLIGYTVKNHIKTAINGPVSVRMRFYYPIPQSFTKAQKQAARDGSKRPVVKPDIDNVVKGCFDALNKIAWTDDNHVVEESSSKWYSDRPRIEIEIEELGA; from the coding sequence ATGAAAATAACCGTAGATATAGCCCCGATGGGCGCGGTGCGGATGACTCAGCGGAGCAAATTTACGAGCGCAGCAGCTCAGCGGTACCTCAATTACAAAAGGTTGATAGGGTACACGGTTAAAAACCACATCAAGACCGCCATAAATGGCCCCGTAAGCGTTCGGATGCGATTTTACTACCCGATACCGCAAAGTTTTACAAAGGCGCAGAAACAGGCAGCTAGGGACGGCAGCAAGCGTCCGGTAGTGAAGCCTGATATCGACAACGTGGTAAAGGGGTGTTTCGACGCGCTTAACAAGATCGCGTGGACGGATGACAATCACGTTGTCGAGGAGTCCAGCAGCAAATGGTATAGCGATAGGCCGCGCATTGAGATTGAGATCGAGGAGTTGGGCGCATGA
- a CDS encoding sigma factor-like helix-turn-helix DNA-binding protein, with protein MGRENVTELLKNYPSYKYAVRQFERHQPSASAGIANYSGMSGGSGAPERFFEMVGKPADMGHTSYNDRIDYLKYSDVIKDIDGALDTLTDEERSVVLLKWIEGVSLKDISERKRYSVETVKRNHKRALEKLSICFRFIRPPQIEDIHAPGSQHHRYPEKDGMTLF; from the coding sequence ATGGGTCGCGAGAACGTGACAGAGCTCCTTAAAAATTATCCGAGCTATAAATACGCAGTACGTCAGTTTGAAAGACATCAGCCGAGTGCATCAGCTGGCATAGCTAATTATAGCGGAATGTCTGGGGGATCAGGAGCGCCAGAAAGATTCTTCGAGATGGTCGGCAAGCCTGCTGATATGGGCCATACAAGCTACAATGACAGGATAGACTATCTGAAATACTCCGATGTAATCAAGGACATTGACGGAGCGCTAGACACGCTAACGGACGAAGAAAGAAGCGTTGTGTTGCTGAAATGGATTGAAGGAGTATCGCTCAAAGATATATCCGAACGGAAAAGGTATAGCGTGGAGACGGTCAAGCGCAATCATAAAAGGGCACTGGAAAAGCTGAGCATCTGTTTCCGCTTCATCCGTCCGCCGCAGATAGAAGATATACACGCGCCTGGTTCTCAGCATCATCGTTACCCCGAAAAGGACGGAATGACACTTTTCTGA
- a CDS encoding terminase small subunit: MALSDKHRRFADEYLKDMNGAAAYLRAGYNCTESAARVNASKLLTNANISAYIATKQEEIAKESGISVKWVLDNLKYVAERCLTPEPMVDREGNIIEWRFDSSGANKALETIGKHLGMFKEKIEHSGAIAHTHKHDLKKLSAKELAQLEQIIGKSADTG, translated from the coding sequence ATGGCATTGTCAGATAAGCACAGAAGATTTGCTGATGAGTACCTAAAAGACATGAATGGAGCAGCAGCTTATCTGCGTGCTGGATATAATTGCACGGAGAGTGCTGCAAGGGTAAATGCTTCAAAGTTACTAACAAATGCTAACATTTCGGCTTATATTGCTACAAAACAAGAGGAAATTGCTAAGGAATCAGGAATTTCGGTTAAATGGGTGCTGGATAACCTGAAATATGTAGCAGAACGTTGTTTGACTCCTGAGCCGATGGTCGATAGAGAAGGAAATATTATCGAATGGCGCTTTGACTCATCGGGGGCGAACAAGGCTCTGGAAACGATAGGTAAGCACTTGGGAATGTTCAAGGAGAAGATCGAGCATTCTGGCGCCATAGCTCACACCCATAAACATGATCTGAAAAAGCTCAGTGCAAAGGAGTTGGCGCAGCTTGAACAGATTATTGGAAAATCTGCCGACACTGGATGA
- the terL gene encoding phage terminase large subunit has protein sequence MNRLLENLPTLDEVRAARAYVDFSYFVDYDSEGRDREGKHLDVLDETLVKVSLGELKRVIVTMPPRHGKSERVSKKFPAWHIGRNPTDEIILASYSVDLSRGFSRIARDTLTTNKVVFDVGVDPANQSAESWGIDGYRGGVTAAGVGGAITGKGAKIAIIDDPVKNAEEANSEVMREKVWDWYQSTLYTRLTPDGRIIVVMTRWHEDDLVGRLLKKESDEIKEGTHKGEQWTVINFPAIAEDDDFLGRIEGEPLWPEFGFDAHRLEQIKSDVGSYVFNALYQQRPSAAGGTIFKREYFRYFREELIGNMPYIVVGEKRYRKHDLWSFQTVDTANSEKTINDPFVVSTWYVTPSRDLLLYDVYRTHITGPDQKPLMRQMINRFRPRFQAIEDKTFGTNLIQECKREGMTVRAVKVDKDKVTRSLVIAARYEVGMVYHREDAQWLTDYEDELLSFPRGKHDDQVDTASMAGEIVHTLPPSTMEERKVSRSDRFDNDNDEEEREQSNSFW, from the coding sequence TTGAACAGATTATTGGAAAATCTGCCGACACTGGATGAGGTGCGAGCTGCTAGGGCCTATGTCGACTTTAGCTACTTTGTCGACTATGACAGCGAAGGTCGGGACCGCGAAGGAAAACACCTTGACGTGCTGGATGAGACGCTTGTCAAAGTCTCGTTAGGCGAGCTTAAGCGAGTGATTGTCACTATGCCACCGCGACATGGTAAGAGCGAGCGAGTAAGCAAAAAGTTCCCTGCATGGCATATAGGACGCAACCCAACGGACGAAATCATTCTAGCCTCGTACTCGGTTGATCTGAGTCGGGGCTTTTCTCGTATTGCTAGGGATACGCTAACCACGAATAAAGTCGTATTTGATGTGGGGGTTGATCCTGCTAATCAATCGGCTGAGTCGTGGGGTATCGATGGTTACCGAGGCGGAGTTACAGCTGCAGGTGTCGGCGGTGCTATTACGGGTAAGGGTGCGAAGATAGCGATCATAGATGATCCGGTCAAGAATGCGGAGGAAGCCAATTCAGAGGTTATGCGTGAGAAGGTTTGGGATTGGTACCAATCGACCTTGTACACTCGCTTGACGCCTGATGGGCGTATCATAGTCGTTATGACGCGTTGGCATGAGGATGATTTAGTCGGTCGGCTCTTGAAAAAAGAGTCAGACGAGATCAAGGAAGGCACTCACAAGGGGGAACAGTGGACGGTCATCAACTTCCCAGCAATTGCAGAAGATGACGATTTTCTTGGCAGAATAGAAGGCGAACCGTTGTGGCCTGAATTCGGTTTCGATGCGCACCGCCTGGAGCAAATCAAATCAGATGTTGGTTCGTACGTTTTCAATGCCCTGTATCAGCAACGGCCGTCAGCTGCAGGCGGAACAATATTCAAGCGCGAGTATTTCCGATACTTCCGCGAGGAATTGATCGGGAATATGCCGTACATCGTAGTTGGTGAAAAGAGGTATCGCAAGCATGACCTATGGTCGTTTCAGACGGTGGATACGGCGAACAGCGAAAAGACGATTAATGATCCCTTTGTGGTGAGCACATGGTATGTGACGCCATCGAGGGATTTACTTTTGTACGACGTATATCGAACGCACATAACAGGACCGGATCAGAAACCGTTAATGCGTCAAATGATTAATCGTTTCCGTCCGCGCTTCCAAGCAATTGAGGATAAGACATTCGGCACCAACCTCATACAGGAATGCAAGCGTGAAGGAATGACCGTCCGCGCCGTTAAGGTGGACAAGGATAAGGTCACTAGATCGCTTGTCATAGCTGCTAGATACGAGGTAGGTATGGTTTATCACCGCGAAGATGCGCAATGGCTCACAGATTACGAGGATGAGCTATTAAGCTTCCCGCGAGGCAAGCACGATGATCAGGTTGATACAGCTTCAATGGCTGGAGAGATAGTCCACACGCTGCCGCCAAGCACCATGGAAGAACGGAAGGTGTCGAGGTCAGACAGATTCGACAACGACAACGACGAAGAAGAACGAGAACAATCAAATTCATTTTGGTGA